In Phreatobacter aquaticus, a single genomic region encodes these proteins:
- a CDS encoding flavin-dependent oxidoreductase, with protein MKAIIVGGGVGGLTTALMLKERGIDCEIHEQASEVRELGVGINTLPHAIKELSLLGLLPRLDDVAIRTHELIYSNRFGQEIWREPRGIEAGFEVPQFSIHRGRLQTVIYQAVRARLGESRIFTGSRLGSWTQDESGVTAWFFDREGRHVRTARGDVLIGADGIHSTVRRSLFPNEGPPVWNGFMLWRGAVDWPDFLTGRSMVIAGGMAAKLVVYPIAEGLAPGRKLTNWAVLARISEGGTPPRREDWSRPGRFEDMMPYLKRLSIPHLDAQRMIEATPEFWEYPMCDRDALPRWSHGRVTLLGDAAHPMYPVGSNGASQAILDARCLADLLVSAEHPVQALWAYDQERLPATAQIVRMNRKGGPEGVIDAVEERAPDGFTDIDTVLSFEDRKAIVRGYASTAGFTQDKVNRSKAA; from the coding sequence ATGAAGGCCATCATTGTCGGCGGCGGCGTCGGCGGTCTCACCACTGCGCTCATGCTGAAGGAGCGCGGCATCGACTGCGAGATCCACGAACAGGCGAGCGAGGTGCGCGAGCTCGGCGTCGGCATCAACACGCTGCCGCACGCGATCAAGGAACTCAGCCTGCTCGGCCTCCTGCCGCGGCTGGATGACGTCGCGATCCGCACCCACGAACTGATCTATTCCAACCGGTTCGGCCAGGAGATCTGGCGCGAGCCTCGCGGTATCGAAGCGGGCTTCGAAGTACCGCAATTCTCGATCCATCGCGGCCGGCTGCAGACCGTGATCTACCAGGCCGTGCGCGCGCGGCTCGGTGAAAGCCGCATTTTCACCGGCTCCCGGCTTGGGTCGTGGACGCAGGACGAAAGCGGCGTCACCGCCTGGTTCTTTGACCGCGAGGGGCGGCATGTGCGCACCGCGCGGGGCGATGTGCTGATCGGCGCCGATGGCATCCATTCCACCGTGCGCCGTTCGCTCTTCCCCAACGAGGGCCCGCCGGTCTGGAACGGCTTCATGCTCTGGCGCGGTGCGGTCGACTGGCCGGATTTCCTGACCGGCCGTTCGATGGTGATTGCCGGCGGCATGGCGGCCAAGCTCGTCGTCTATCCGATCGCCGAGGGTCTCGCTCCCGGCCGCAAGCTCACGAACTGGGCGGTTCTGGCGCGCATCAGTGAGGGCGGCACGCCGCCGCGCCGCGAGGACTGGTCGCGTCCCGGCCGGTTCGAGGACATGATGCCCTATCTGAAGCGGCTCTCCATTCCCCACCTCGACGCCCAGCGGATGATCGAGGCGACGCCCGAGTTCTGGGAATATCCGATGTGCGACCGCGATGCCCTGCCGCGCTGGAGCCATGGCCGCGTGACCCTGCTCGGCGACGCCGCCCATCCGATGTACCCGGTCGGTTCCAACGGCGCGAGCCAGGCGATCCTCGATGCGCGTTGCCTCGCCGATCTGCTGGTTTCGGCCGAGCATCCGGTCCAGGCGCTGTGGGCCTATGACCAGGAGCGCCTGCCGGCCACTGCCCAGATTGTCCGCATGAACCGCAAGGGCGGGCCGGAAGGCGTCATCGATGCCGTGGAGGAACGCGCGCCCGACGGTTTCACCGACATCGACACCGTGCTGTCGTTCGAGGACCGGAAGGCGATCGTGCGGGGTTATGCCTCGACGGCGGGCTTCACGCAGGACAAGGTCAACCGGTCGAAGGCAGCCTGA
- a CDS encoding LysR family transcriptional regulator, translated as MTPPLVSWDDYRTVLAVSLARSLGGAAEMLGVNQSTVFRRLGAMEERLGARLFERSRTGYSLTTAGEEMVKLAEKMADEIVDFERRLTGHDLRPQGELRVATNDTLVVHLLTPIFASFRKLYPGITLDVVVGNQALNLSKRDADVAIRATGDPPETLVGRKLAAIHWAIYGAKSLGLTELDPVDYRSHSWIGLGDNLSGLKPGRWMAQNVGEDRIGWKINTVLGLSEAVAEGAGVGLLPCFIAQTFPNLVPLSGIMGDFSSHIWLLTHPDLRNTARVRAFMDHVGAEIAKKRTSIEGNLAMAPLT; from the coding sequence ATGACACCGCCGCTGGTTTCCTGGGACGACTATCGAACCGTGCTGGCGGTCTCGCTCGCCCGGTCGCTTGGCGGTGCGGCCGAGATGCTCGGCGTCAACCAGTCGACCGTTTTCCGTCGGCTCGGTGCGATGGAGGAACGCCTCGGTGCGCGGCTCTTCGAGCGCAGCCGCACCGGCTATTCGCTGACCACGGCCGGCGAGGAGATGGTCAAGCTCGCCGAGAAGATGGCCGACGAGATCGTCGACTTCGAGCGGCGCCTGACCGGCCATGACCTCAGGCCCCAGGGCGAATTGCGGGTGGCGACCAACGACACGCTGGTGGTCCACCTTCTGACCCCGATCTTTGCGTCGTTCCGCAAGCTCTATCCCGGCATCACGCTGGATGTGGTCGTCGGCAACCAGGCGCTGAACCTCTCCAAGCGCGATGCCGACGTGGCGATCCGCGCCACCGGCGATCCACCGGAGACGCTGGTCGGGCGCAAGCTCGCAGCCATCCACTGGGCGATCTATGGCGCCAAAAGCCTCGGGCTCACCGAGCTTGATCCGGTCGACTACCGCTCCCATTCCTGGATCGGCCTGGGTGACAATCTGTCGGGCCTCAAGCCCGGCCGGTGGATGGCGCAGAATGTCGGCGAGGACCGCATCGGCTGGAAGATCAATACGGTGCTTGGCTTGTCGGAGGCGGTGGCGGAAGGGGCAGGAGTGGGTCTGTTGCCCTGCTTCATCGCCCAGACCTTCCCGAACCTCGTGCCGCTCTCAGGCATCATGGGGGACTTTTCCAGCCATATCTGGCTGCTGACCCATCCGGATCTGCGCAATACCGCCAGGGTGCGGGCCTTCATGGATCATGTGGGGGCTGAAATCGCCAAGAAGCGCACGTCGATCGAGGGCAACCTGGCAATGGCGCCGCTGACCTGA
- a CDS encoding DMT family transporter, which yields MTSRMREAALLLAGCGIVLGMTLPLQKMAAKAGVQPASWVFVMTFGASLFLLARALLAGKAPTLTRQHLVYYGVAALISFVIPNLLVFISIPRIGAGLTGVMYALSPMTTLSLSSLAHRRLPDAWGAAGLGLGLAGTLLIIIFRGEGGGGQSAEIAWVLLALLIPVFLASGNVYRGMFWPEGSDPAALAAATNIAAAGMLLVAVFAGGEGWDGLRVVAFVPALIVTQIVATAIMLAMFFRLQQVGGAVYLSQIGYVAAAVGLIAGTLVLGERYPLATWLGALVVVAGVALVTWSQARR from the coding sequence ATGACCTCTCGCATGCGTGAAGCGGCTTTGCTGCTCGCGGGCTGTGGCATCGTCCTGGGAATGACTCTGCCGTTGCAGAAGATGGCGGCGAAGGCCGGCGTCCAGCCGGCATCCTGGGTGTTCGTCATGACGTTCGGGGCGAGCCTGTTCCTGTTGGCTCGTGCGCTCCTCGCCGGTAAGGCACCGACACTGACACGGCAGCATCTCGTCTATTACGGCGTGGCCGCGCTCATCTCGTTCGTCATTCCCAATCTGCTCGTCTTCATCTCGATCCCGCGGATCGGCGCCGGCCTGACCGGCGTGATGTATGCGCTGTCACCCATGACCACGCTGTCCCTGTCGAGCCTCGCACACCGGCGGCTGCCGGACGCCTGGGGGGCCGCCGGCCTTGGGCTTGGCCTTGCCGGCACGCTGCTGATCATCATTTTCCGGGGAGAGGGCGGTGGTGGGCAATCTGCGGAGATCGCGTGGGTTCTGCTGGCCCTGCTGATTCCGGTCTTCCTTGCGTCTGGCAACGTCTATCGCGGCATGTTCTGGCCCGAAGGGTCCGATCCAGCGGCGTTGGCGGCCGCGACCAACATAGCCGCCGCCGGCATGCTGCTGGTCGCGGTCTTTGCGGGCGGCGAGGGATGGGACGGTTTGCGGGTCGTCGCCTTCGTGCCTGCGCTGATCGTGACGCAGATCGTCGCGACCGCGATCATGCTGGCCATGTTCTTCCGCCTGCAGCAGGTCGGCGGGGCCGTCTATCTCAGCCAGATCGGCTATGTCGCGGCGGCGGTCGGACTCATCGCCGGAACGCTGGTGCTGGGCGAGCGCTATCCGCTAGCGACCTGGCTCGGTGCGCTGGTGGTCGTGGCCGGCGTCGCGCTGGTCACCTGGTCGCAGGCGCGACGGTAG
- a CDS encoding DUF2848 domain-containing protein — translation MLSFTRHAGHRADHISFTPETLVIAGWAGRDEAAIQHHIEELAAIGVPPPSSVPVFYRGAAQLLTQAPKVEVLGPDSSGEIEPVIVSLADGLWVTVGSDHTDRKAETVGIALSKQLCVKPLANVLWRLDEVAAHWDELFLRAHAVIGGERVVYQEGKLAALRQPGDLIQRWTGKETLAPATVMFGGTLGAIGGIRPAARFEMELIDPVLHRSISHAYDIADLPVIS, via the coding sequence ATGCTGAGCTTCACCCGCCATGCCGGCCACCGCGCCGACCACATTTCCTTCACGCCTGAAACGCTGGTGATCGCGGGCTGGGCCGGCCGTGACGAGGCGGCCATCCAGCATCATATCGAGGAACTCGCCGCCATCGGCGTGCCGCCGCCGTCCTCCGTGCCGGTTTTCTATCGTGGCGCCGCGCAATTGCTGACACAGGCACCGAAGGTTGAGGTGTTGGGGCCGGATTCCTCCGGCGAGATCGAACCGGTGATCGTGTCGCTCGCCGATGGGCTCTGGGTGACGGTCGGGTCCGACCACACCGACCGCAAGGCCGAGACGGTGGGCATCGCGCTGTCGAAGCAGCTCTGCGTCAAGCCGCTGGCCAATGTGCTCTGGCGCCTCGACGAGGTCGCCGCCCATTGGGACGAGCTGTTCCTGCGCGCCCATGCCGTCATCGGTGGCGAGCGCGTCGTCTATCAGGAGGGCAAGCTTGCCGCTCTCCGCCAGCCTGGCGACCTGATCCAGCGCTGGACTGGCAAGGAGACGCTGGCGCCGGCAACCGTCATGTTCGGCGGAACCCTTGGTGCGATCGGCGGCATCAGGCCGGCCGCCCGCTTCGAGATGGAATTGATCGACCCTGTCCTGCACCGGTCGATCAGCCATGCCTATGACATCGCCGACCTCCCCGTGATCAGCTGA
- the hmgA gene encoding homogentisate 1,2-dioxygenase, which translates to MTLQYVTGFVPTDDRGGGTLQYMSGFGNSFETEALAGALPIGRNSPQKCNYGLYAEQLSGSPFTAPQATNQRSWLYRIRPSVKHSGRYVKVDRGLIRTAPEARNESELPIGQLRWDPTPIPSEPVTFVTGLQTITTAGDADTQVGMAAHMLVINRSMTSEYFFNADGEFLIVAQENNLRFCTEFGRIEIEPGEICIIPRGVVFKVELVNGPARAYVCENYGGAFTVPDRGPIGANCLANSRDFLAPVAAYEDREEPSTLFVKWGGELYATAIGQSPLDVVAWHGNYYPYKYDLRHFSPVGPILFDHADPSIFTVMTAPSETPGTANVDFVIFPERWMVGENTFRPPWYHRNIMSEFMGLIYGVYDAKPEGFVPGGMSLHNCMQSHGPDMTAFEHASNGEQKPVKLTGTMAFMFETRFPQRLTRHASELPTMQPNYIDCWADLKKHFDPTRKAPK; encoded by the coding sequence ATGACCCTGCAATATGTGACCGGCTTCGTTCCCACCGACGACCGCGGCGGCGGTACGCTTCAGTACATGTCCGGCTTCGGCAATTCGTTCGAGACAGAGGCGCTCGCCGGCGCCCTGCCGATCGGACGCAACTCGCCGCAGAAGTGCAATTACGGGCTCTATGCCGAGCAGCTCTCGGGGTCTCCGTTTACCGCGCCGCAGGCGACCAACCAGCGCTCCTGGCTCTATCGCATCCGCCCGTCGGTCAAGCATTCGGGCCGCTATGTGAAGGTCGATCGCGGCCTGATCCGCACCGCGCCCGAGGCGCGCAACGAGAGCGAATTGCCGATCGGCCAATTGCGTTGGGATCCGACACCCATCCCCTCCGAGCCGGTCACTTTCGTCACGGGCTTGCAGACCATCACGACGGCTGGCGATGCCGACACGCAGGTGGGCATGGCTGCCCATATGCTGGTGATCAACCGCTCGATGACATCCGAGTATTTCTTCAATGCCGATGGCGAGTTCCTGATCGTCGCGCAGGAGAACAATCTTCGCTTCTGCACCGAGTTCGGCCGGATCGAGATCGAGCCGGGGGAGATCTGCATCATCCCGCGCGGCGTCGTGTTCAAGGTCGAACTGGTGAACGGCCCTGCCCGCGCCTATGTCTGCGAGAATTACGGTGGCGCCTTCACCGTGCCGGATCGCGGACCGATCGGGGCCAATTGCCTGGCCAATTCACGCGACTTCCTGGCCCCCGTCGCGGCCTATGAGGATCGCGAGGAGCCATCGACGCTCTTCGTCAAATGGGGTGGAGAACTCTACGCCACGGCCATCGGACAATCGCCGCTCGACGTCGTCGCCTGGCACGGCAATTACTATCCCTACAAATATGATCTCAGGCACTTCTCGCCGGTCGGGCCGATCCTGTTCGACCATGCCGATCCATCGATCTTCACGGTGATGACCGCGCCGTCGGAGACGCCGGGCACTGCCAATGTCGACTTCGTCATCTTCCCGGAGCGCTGGATGGTCGGCGAGAACACGTTCCGTCCGCCCTGGTACCACCGCAACATCATGAGCGAGTTCATGGGGCTGATCTACGGCGTCTATGACGCCAAGCCCGAGGGTTTCGTGCCTGGCGGCATGAGCCTGCACAATTGCATGCAGTCTCATGGACCGGACATGACGGCCTTCGAACATGCCAGCAATGGCGAGCAAAAGCCGGTGAAGCTGACCGGCACCATGGCCTTCATGTTCGAGACGCGCTTTCCCCAGCGGCTGACCCGCCATGCCAGCGAGTTGCCGACCATGCAGCCGAACTACATCGACTGCTGGGCCGACCTGAAGAAGCACTTCGACCCGACCCGCAAGGCACCGAAATGA
- a CDS encoding DoxX family protein encodes MTDTQTGPYGLLVLRLALGAMWVSHGLMKLMLFTIPGFAGFLGSQGMPSFLAAPIIFAEIIGGLLIIAGFYGRQVSVVLLPIMIGALMVHVPNGWVFSAPKGGWEYPAFLIVASVAHALAGDGALALRSGPLAFWQSSPRSALRAA; translated from the coding sequence ATGACCGATACCCAGACCGGCCCTTACGGCCTCCTTGTCCTCCGGCTTGCTCTTGGCGCCATGTGGGTTTCCCACGGCCTGATGAAGCTCATGCTGTTCACCATCCCGGGCTTTGCCGGCTTCCTCGGCTCGCAGGGCATGCCGTCATTCCTCGCCGCTCCGATCATCTTCGCCGAGATCATCGGCGGCCTTCTGATCATCGCGGGCTTCTATGGCCGGCAGGTGTCAGTCGTGCTGCTGCCGATCATGATCGGTGCCCTGATGGTCCACGTGCCCAATGGCTGGGTGTTCAGCGCGCCCAAGGGCGGCTGGGAATATCCCGCCTTCCTGATCGTCGCGTCGGTCGCCCATGCGCTCGCCGGTGACGGCGCGCTCGCCCTGCGCTCGGGTCCCCTCGCCTTCTGGCAGTCGTCGCCGCGCTCCGCGCTGCGCGCCGCCTGA
- a CDS encoding cupin domain-containing protein: MQPMTAGITKAGTGLDGIVWNILGQIYVPKQVSESSMSWHATFPPGTFVPPHIHPTQDEFIYMLEGRFDLVLEGREFVATAGDLIRLPMGLSHGIFNKTDQPVKCFFWVSPTRKLYDLFWGIHSLPDQNPDAVVALAAKHEVVFLPPPPVREAT, from the coding sequence ATGCAGCCGATGACGGCAGGCATCACCAAGGCCGGGACCGGCCTCGACGGGATCGTCTGGAACATTCTGGGCCAGATCTATGTGCCCAAGCAGGTGAGCGAAAGCTCGATGTCGTGGCACGCGACATTTCCGCCCGGCACCTTCGTGCCGCCGCACATCCATCCGACGCAGGACGAGTTCATCTACATGCTCGAAGGCCGGTTCGATCTGGTGCTGGAAGGGCGCGAGTTCGTCGCGACCGCCGGCGACCTGATCCGCCTGCCGATGGGCCTGTCCCATGGCATTTTCAACAAGACCGACCAGCCGGTGAAGTGCTTCTTCTGGGTCTCGCCGACGCGCAAGCTCTACGATCTGTTCTGGGGCATCCACTCGCTGCCCGACCAGAACCCGGATGCCGTCGTGGCGCTCGCCGCCAAGCACGAAGTGGTGTTCCTGCCGCCGCCCCCGGTGCGTGAGGCGACTTGA
- a CDS encoding FMN-dependent NADH-azoreductase produces MAKILYIEASPRKGRSYSTQAATAFLDAYKAAHPGDTVEVLDLWAANLPAFNGATLDAKYAVMGGKDFTAEQAQAWGKVVAAAEHFKAADKIVVSVPMWNFGVPYVLKHYIDVIAQPGQTFGWSPDQGYFGLVKGKPALVVTASMGAYGPGTGAEAIDFQKPYVEWMLKFFGFETIHSIQVINTAMPDSAEASLTEAKAKAVELAKTF; encoded by the coding sequence ATGGCCAAGATTCTTTACATCGAAGCGAGCCCGCGCAAGGGCCGCTCCTATTCCACCCAGGCCGCGACCGCCTTCCTCGACGCCTACAAGGCAGCCCATCCCGGCGACACGGTCGAGGTCCTCGACCTGTGGGCCGCCAACCTGCCGGCCTTCAACGGCGCGACCCTCGACGCGAAATATGCCGTCATGGGCGGCAAGGACTTCACCGCCGAACAGGCCCAGGCCTGGGGCAAGGTTGTCGCCGCCGCCGAGCACTTCAAGGCTGCCGACAAGATCGTCGTCTCCGTCCCGATGTGGAACTTCGGCGTTCCTTATGTGCTGAAGCACTATATCGACGTCATCGCCCAGCCGGGCCAGACCTTCGGCTGGTCGCCGGACCAGGGCTATTTCGGCCTGGTCAAGGGCAAGCCGGCCCTGGTGGTCACCGCCTCCATGGGCGCCTATGGCCCGGGCACCGGCGCGGAAGCGATCGACTTCCAGAAGCCCTATGTCGAGTGGATGCTGAAGTTCTTCGGGTTCGAGACGATCCACTCGATCCAGGTGATCAACACCGCCATGCCGGATTCGGCGGAAGCCTCGC